Proteins co-encoded in one Actinomadura luteofluorescens genomic window:
- a CDS encoding 2,3,4,5-tetrahydropyridine-2,6-dicarboxylate N-succinyltransferase translates to MTETFTSPISGGIDELWERRAELTPDDADARAAIVAAVDQLDAGEARVAQIDPSTDEVVVDERAKRAILLSFKVLGMARSQVGDFRYHDRIPLKTRLDGVRVVPGAIARWGAHLAPGVVLMPSFTNIGAYVDSGTMVDTWATVGSCAQVGKNVHLSGGVGIGGVLEPPNAKPVVIEDEAMIGSRSMIVEGARVGRGAVVGSGTNLSASMPVIDVETGEEISRGRVPDWCVAVGGTRYKEFKGGTFGLPAVLILKRLEEGQRHDKASLNDILRDHGINT, encoded by the coding sequence ATGACCGAAACGTTCACCAGCCCGATCTCCGGCGGCATCGACGAGTTGTGGGAGCGGCGCGCCGAGCTGACGCCCGACGACGCCGACGCGCGCGCGGCGATCGTCGCCGCCGTCGACCAGCTCGACGCCGGGGAGGCCCGCGTCGCCCAGATCGACCCCTCGACCGACGAGGTGGTCGTCGACGAGCGGGCCAAGCGGGCGATCCTGCTGAGCTTCAAGGTGCTCGGCATGGCGCGCTCCCAGGTGGGCGACTTCCGGTACCACGACCGCATCCCGCTGAAGACGCGGCTCGACGGCGTGCGCGTCGTGCCGGGGGCCATCGCGCGGTGGGGCGCCCATCTGGCGCCTGGCGTGGTGCTGATGCCGTCGTTCACCAACATCGGCGCCTACGTCGACTCCGGGACGATGGTCGACACGTGGGCCACCGTGGGGTCGTGCGCGCAGGTCGGCAAGAACGTCCACCTGTCGGGCGGCGTCGGCATCGGCGGCGTGCTGGAGCCGCCGAACGCCAAGCCGGTGGTGATCGAGGACGAGGCGATGATCGGCAGCCGGTCCATGATCGTCGAGGGGGCGCGGGTGGGGCGCGGCGCCGTCGTCGGGTCGGGCACGAACCTGTCGGCGTCCATGCCGGTCATCGACGTCGAGACCGGCGAGGAGATCAGCCGCGGGCGCGTCCCCGACTGGTGCGTCGCGGTCGGCGGCACCCGCTACAAGGAGTTCAAGGGCGGCACGTTCGGGCTTCCGGCGGTGCTGATCCTCAAGCGGCTGGAGGAGGGGCAGCGCCACGACAAGGCGTCCCTCAACGACATCCTCCGCGACCACGGCATCAACACCTGA
- a CDS encoding helix-turn-helix transcriptional regulator, whose amino-acid sequence MPDTSARLLRLLSLLQTHGDWSGAELAERLAVTTRTVRRDVDRLRELGYPVHATQGAAGYRLGAGASLPPLLLDDDEAVAVALGLRTAAGGSVAGIEETSLRALAKLEQVLPSRLRYRVATLARATVRVGARAPEVDAGTLMAVADACRRHERLRFGYAGPRGDTVRQVEPHSVVNFGRHWYLVAWDGDRDDWRTFRVDRMRPRLPAGPRFPPRAAPDGDVAAYLARRLSVRTWTCQATVTLHESAEAVADRVWPGMGVVEAVDSRSCLLHVGADTPAALVWMITSVDADFNLDDGPPELAGALRAQAARCLNAVDHL is encoded by the coding sequence ATGCCGGACACATCCGCGCGGCTGCTCAGGCTGCTGTCGCTGCTCCAGACCCACGGGGACTGGTCCGGTGCCGAGCTCGCCGAAAGGCTGGCCGTGACCACTCGTACCGTTCGCAGGGACGTGGACCGGTTGCGTGAACTGGGGTATCCCGTCCACGCCACCCAGGGCGCGGCCGGGTATCGGCTGGGGGCGGGGGCGTCGCTGCCGCCCCTGCTGCTGGACGACGACGAGGCGGTCGCGGTGGCGCTCGGGCTGCGGACGGCGGCCGGAGGGTCCGTCGCCGGGATCGAGGAGACGTCCCTGCGGGCGCTCGCCAAGCTCGAACAGGTGCTTCCGTCGCGGCTGCGGTACCGGGTGGCGACGCTCGCCCGCGCCACCGTCCGGGTCGGCGCCCGCGCCCCCGAGGTGGACGCCGGCACGCTGATGGCCGTCGCTGACGCCTGCCGCCGGCACGAGCGGCTGCGGTTCGGCTACGCAGGTCCGCGCGGGGACACCGTCCGCCAGGTCGAGCCGCACAGCGTGGTCAACTTCGGACGCCACTGGTACCTCGTGGCCTGGGACGGCGACCGCGACGACTGGCGCACGTTCCGCGTGGACCGGATGCGGCCGCGGCTCCCGGCCGGTCCGCGCTTCCCGCCCCGCGCCGCCCCGGACGGCGACGTGGCGGCCTACCTCGCGCGGCGCCTGTCGGTCCGGACGTGGACCTGCCAGGCCACGGTCACCCTGCACGAGTCCGCCGAGGCCGTCGCCGACCGCGTGTGGCCGGGCATGGGCGTCGTCGAGGCCGTCGACTCCCGCAGCTGCCTCCTGCACGTCGGCGCCGACACCCCGGCCGCCCTCGTGTGGATGATCACATCGGTGGACGCCGACTTCAACCTGGACGACGGCCCGCCCGAACTGGCGGGCGCTCTCCGCGCGCAGGCCGCCCGCTGCCTGAACGCCGTCGACCACCTGTGA
- a CDS encoding epoxide hydrolase family protein produces MSSDRDIRPFTIDIPQDRIDDLNARLAAVRWPDELPGVGWDHGVPVSYLQGLAEYWRTGYDWRAHEAALNELPHHVTEIQGQRVHFLHVRSPEPDALPLVLVHGWPATFTEFLDVIRPLTDPRAHGGDPADAFHLVVPSLPGFAFSGPTRRPGDGDTTRYAEVVAALMDRLGYGRYGTHGGDVGSFVSPQLGRIAPERVVGVHMNGPMTFPSWDGGDDDYDEADKERLAVLTDPSGERFGYGAIQSTRPQTLAFGLHDSPVGLLAWITDQFHQWSDPAKRLPEDAVGRDALLTNVTLYWLTDTLASSIRLYKEASQWGAPMESSPVPTGCAIFPGDLTIRALAERQHRIVHWAEYDRGGHFAAMEAPDLLTDDIRQFFRKVR; encoded by the coding sequence ATGAGTTCCGACCGGGACATCCGTCCCTTCACCATCGACATCCCGCAGGACCGGATCGACGACCTGAACGCGCGGCTCGCGGCCGTCCGCTGGCCGGACGAGCTTCCCGGGGTGGGCTGGGACCACGGCGTCCCCGTCTCCTACCTCCAGGGTCTCGCCGAGTACTGGCGCACCGGCTACGACTGGCGCGCGCACGAGGCCGCGCTGAACGAGCTCCCCCACCACGTCACCGAGATCCAGGGGCAGCGGGTGCACTTCCTGCACGTCCGGTCGCCCGAGCCGGACGCGCTGCCGCTCGTGCTCGTCCACGGCTGGCCCGCGACGTTCACCGAGTTCCTCGACGTGATCCGGCCGCTCACCGACCCACGGGCCCACGGGGGCGACCCGGCCGACGCGTTCCACCTGGTCGTACCGTCGCTGCCGGGGTTCGCGTTCTCCGGCCCGACGCGCAGGCCCGGCGACGGCGACACCACACGCTACGCCGAGGTGGTGGCCGCGCTGATGGACCGGCTCGGGTACGGGCGGTACGGCACGCACGGCGGCGACGTCGGCTCATTCGTCTCGCCCCAACTCGGGAGGATTGCCCCCGAGCGCGTCGTAGGGGTCCACATGAACGGGCCGATGACGTTCCCGTCCTGGGACGGCGGAGACGACGACTACGACGAGGCCGACAAGGAGCGGCTCGCCGTCCTGACCGACCCGTCCGGTGAGCGGTTCGGGTATGGGGCGATCCAGTCGACGCGGCCGCAGACCCTGGCGTTCGGCCTGCACGACTCGCCGGTGGGGCTGCTCGCCTGGATCACCGACCAGTTCCACCAGTGGAGCGACCCGGCCAAGCGGCTTCCGGAGGACGCGGTCGGCAGGGACGCCCTGCTCACCAACGTCACGCTCTACTGGCTGACCGACACGCTGGCATCGTCGATCCGGCTGTACAAGGAGGCGTCGCAGTGGGGCGCCCCCATGGAGAGCTCGCCCGTCCCCACCGGATGCGCGATCTTCCCGGGTGACCTCACGATCCGGGCGCTGGCGGAGCGGCAGCACCGGATCGTGCACTGGGCCGAGTACGACCGTGGCGGCCACTTCGCGGCCATGGAAGCGCCGGACCTGCTGACCGACGACATCCGCCAGTTCTTCCGGAAGGTTCGCTGA
- a CDS encoding winged helix DNA-binding domain-containing protein produces MGAREALSARALNRALLERQLLLCRADLPVVPAVERVLGLNAQDPNLPYLALWNRLSAFTIDDLTVAIEHRELVRSTSMRATQHLLSVADFRLIRPQLAPLLRRVQRTAFGRRTAGADPAALVTEARDLLADGRTLTRPELGRLLARHWPDADPAALGWSVQYLEPVVHPAPSGTWNVRGATPFARADWTGVHREPTLQDACLLIRRYLAAFGPASAADARTWSGLGGLREVFDRLRPELRVFADASGRELFDLPDAPRPDDDAPAPVRLLPEFDATLLAHADRTRMMTADVRRRVCDGAAVAATVLVDGTVAATWTTKTTADTVTLTVRPFRPLSPTDHAAIEGEATNLLTFTHPTTRHRVDLMPITDD; encoded by the coding sequence ATGGGCGCCCGCGAGGCGCTGTCCGCGCGGGCGCTCAACCGCGCGCTCCTCGAACGGCAACTGCTGCTGTGCCGCGCGGACCTCCCTGTGGTGCCCGCCGTCGAGCGGGTGCTCGGCCTCAACGCGCAGGACCCGAACCTGCCGTACCTCGCGCTGTGGAACCGGCTGTCGGCTTTCACGATCGATGATCTGACGGTGGCGATCGAGCACCGCGAGCTGGTGCGCTCGACGTCGATGCGCGCGACGCAGCACCTCCTGTCGGTGGCGGACTTCCGGCTGATCCGTCCGCAACTCGCGCCGCTGCTGCGCCGGGTGCAGCGCACCGCCTTCGGCCGCCGCACCGCCGGCGCCGACCCCGCCGCGCTCGTCACCGAAGCCCGCGACCTGCTCGCCGACGGCCGGACGCTCACCCGTCCCGAACTCGGCAGGCTCCTCGCGCGCCACTGGCCGGACGCCGACCCCGCCGCCCTCGGCTGGTCGGTGCAGTACCTCGAACCCGTGGTCCACCCGGCGCCGAGCGGCACGTGGAACGTCCGCGGCGCGACGCCGTTCGCCCGCGCCGACTGGACAGGCGTCCACCGGGAGCCGACGCTCCAGGACGCGTGCCTGCTGATCAGGCGCTACCTGGCGGCCTTCGGCCCCGCGTCGGCGGCCGACGCCCGCACCTGGTCGGGACTCGGCGGGCTCCGCGAGGTCTTCGACCGCCTGCGCCCCGAACTGCGGGTGTTCGCCGACGCGTCGGGGAGAGAACTCTTCGACCTGCCGGACGCGCCACGTCCCGACGACGACGCCCCGGCGCCCGTCCGCCTCCTGCCCGAGTTCGACGCGACGCTGCTCGCCCACGCCGACCGCACCAGGATGATGACCGCCGATGTCCGCCGCCGAGTCTGCGACGGCGCCGCCGTGGCCGCCACCGTCCTCGTGGACGGCACGGTAGCCGCCACCTGGACGACGAAGACCACCGCCGACACCGTCACCCTGACCGTTCGACCATTCCGCCCACTCTCACCGACGGACCACGCGGCAATCGAGGGGGAAGCCACCAACCTGCTCACCTTCACCCACCCGACCACCCGTCACCGTGTCGACCTGATGCCCATCACTGACGACTGA
- a CDS encoding TraR/DksA family transcriptional regulator encodes MANVADRQIPEYLNYVGPGWRGILMRTHAELLAVLPNYQVSQVKEKWGMLDVNLGGYVDPVTGEFGISRELGSRVRAILHAAWDESRRTCEVCGEPGSETGRGWIKTLCPAHAQPCQGATRDV; translated from the coding sequence ATGGCGAATGTGGCCGACAGGCAGATACCCGAGTACCTCAACTATGTCGGGCCCGGGTGGCGCGGGATCCTGATGCGGACCCATGCCGAACTCCTCGCCGTGCTGCCGAACTACCAGGTGTCCCAGGTCAAGGAGAAGTGGGGAATGCTGGACGTCAATCTGGGCGGGTACGTCGACCCCGTCACCGGCGAGTTCGGCATCAGCCGGGAACTCGGCAGCCGGGTCAGGGCGATCCTGCATGCCGCCTGGGACGAGTCCCGCCGCACCTGCGAGGTCTGCGGCGAGCCGGGCAGCGAGACCGGGCGGGGATGGATCAAGACGCTCTGCCCTGCCCACGCCCAGCCATGCCAGGGCGCGACTCGCGACGTCTGA
- a CDS encoding DUF397 domain-containing protein encodes MNQQRQRLPVWRKSSYSGGSGGECVELAAVSGRVLVRDSKDSDGPLLRLTPAAARDLMSRLREWRA; translated from the coding sequence ATGAATCAGCAGCGTCAACGCTTGCCTGTGTGGCGCAAGAGCAGCTACAGCGGTGGCAGTGGTGGTGAGTGTGTGGAGCTTGCCGCTGTGTCGGGGCGGGTTCTGGTTCGGGACTCCAAGGACTCGGACGGGCCGTTGCTCAGGCTTACGCCGGCTGCGGCTCGTGATCTGATGAGTCGTTTGCGTGAGTGGCGGGCTTGA
- a CDS encoding DUF397 domain-containing protein: MNRRHQRLPAWRKSSFSDGYGGECVELAAVSDGLLVRDSKNPDGPQLGLTLEAARVLISQLRAEQP, from the coding sequence GTGAACCGGCGGCATCAACGCCTGCCTGCGTGGCGTAAGAGCAGCTTCAGCGATGGATACGGCGGTGAATGCGTGGAACTAGCCGCTGTTTCGGATGGACTGCTGGTCCGTGACTCCAAGAATCCGGACGGCCCTCAACTCGGGCTCACGCTAGAGGCGGCGCGCGTCTTGATCAGCCAGCTGCGAGCCGAGCAGCCATGA
- a CDS encoding DUF397 domain-containing protein, translating into MTCSGQLDLRWRKSSHSDGTGGECVEVAAGPGGLLVRDSKDPEGARIGLTLVAARNLLSQLRAERS; encoded by the coding sequence GTGACCTGCTCGGGACAGTTGGACCTTCGGTGGCGGAAGAGCAGCCATAGCGACGGTACTGGAGGCGAATGCGTTGAAGTTGCCGCAGGCCCCGGAGGGCTGCTGGTCCGTGACTCCAAAGATCCGGAAGGCGCTCGGATCGGACTCACTCTGGTGGCGGCGCGCAACCTGCTAAGCCAACTACGAGCCGAGCGGTCGTGA
- a CDS encoding helix-turn-helix domain-containing protein, translated as MASDQQDPDALRVYFSEELRRTRQRAKLSQSQLANALGCTPQWICQLEKTDKTVSEQTALDLDTYFKTDGWDQDDGHFHRIHTAIRRAGRHRVLRPSFDNYRLQEAQAIGIRCVAAQLVPGLLQVEGYARGIMDENEPAETLDARVAVRMERQGIFLRETPPETMFVLDESALRRPVGGSKVMVEQIDHLVEMTRRPNIQVLIMPFERITPLALGGGFILLSFVRDSDLMYTEAGHISQLIGDKDVLFKAGVHFNLVMGEALSQAESIEFMLRVREGYL; from the coding sequence ATGGCCAGTGACCAGCAAGACCCCGACGCGCTGCGCGTCTACTTCAGTGAAGAGCTCCGCCGGACGCGCCAGCGCGCGAAGCTCTCCCAGAGCCAGCTCGCGAACGCCTTAGGCTGCACCCCGCAGTGGATCTGTCAACTTGAGAAGACGGACAAGACCGTCTCCGAGCAGACCGCCCTCGACCTGGACACCTACTTCAAGACCGACGGCTGGGACCAGGACGACGGCCACTTCCACCGCATCCACACCGCCATCCGCCGCGCCGGCCGCCACCGCGTCCTACGCCCCAGCTTCGACAACTACCGGCTGCAGGAAGCGCAGGCGATCGGCATCCGCTGCGTTGCAGCCCAGTTGGTTCCTGGCCTTCTCCAGGTCGAGGGCTATGCGCGGGGGATCATGGACGAGAACGAACCGGCTGAAACCCTTGATGCCCGTGTCGCCGTACGGATGGAGCGCCAAGGGATCTTCTTGCGCGAGACCCCGCCGGAAACGATGTTCGTCCTGGACGAGTCCGCACTTCGGAGGCCTGTCGGCGGTTCCAAGGTGATGGTGGAACAGATCGACCACCTCGTCGAAATGACTCGGCGGCCCAACATTCAGGTCCTCATCATGCCCTTCGAGAGGATCACACCACTTGCGCTGGGAGGCGGCTTCATACTGCTGAGCTTCGTGCGAGATTCCGACTTGATGTACACCGAGGCAGGTCACATCAGCCAACTCATCGGAGACAAGGACGTTCTCTTCAAGGCCGGTGTACATTTCAACTTGGTGATGGGTGAAGCTCTCAGTCAGGCCGAATCCATCGAGTTCATGCTTCGCGTACGTGAGGGGTATCTGTGA
- a CDS encoding GNAT family N-acetyltransferase — MRHPLDRLDWPILTDRLLLRRAGPGDVDATWAFRQLPEVYEWVGAATTTYDDYRERFLREERLADLLIVELDGRVIGDLMLQIHDAWAQEEVADQAKGVQGELGWTLDPSYGGKGYATEAVRALIDVAFGSLGLRRLQADCFYDNEASWRLMERVGMRREQHTVRDSLHRTKGWLDGLSYALLAEEWPAPE, encoded by the coding sequence ATGCGCCACCCTCTTGACAGGCTGGACTGGCCGATTCTCACCGACCGACTGCTGTTGCGCCGGGCTGGCCCCGGCGACGTGGACGCGACCTGGGCCTTCCGGCAGCTTCCGGAAGTCTACGAATGGGTCGGGGCCGCCACGACGACGTACGACGACTACCGTGAGCGTTTTCTCCGCGAGGAGCGGCTCGCGGACCTGCTCATCGTCGAACTGGACGGCCGGGTGATCGGCGATCTGATGCTTCAGATCCACGACGCCTGGGCCCAGGAGGAGGTCGCTGACCAGGCGAAAGGCGTCCAAGGAGAGCTCGGCTGGACGTTGGATCCCTCTTACGGAGGCAAGGGCTATGCCACCGAAGCGGTACGCGCCCTCATTGACGTCGCCTTCGGAAGTCTTGGCCTGCGTCGCCTGCAAGCGGACTGTTTCTATGACAACGAAGCCTCGTGGCGGCTGATGGAGCGGGTTGGGATGCGCCGCGAGCAGCACACGGTGAGAGACTCTCTCCACCGCACCAAGGGATGGCTCGACGGCCTCTCATACGCGCTCCTGGCCGAGGAATGGCCCGCTCCCGAGTGA
- a CDS encoding DUF6406 domain-containing protein, protein MAPQNVALQEGTQAYLEGGTKMGLVDVNMGEDGDPSEVILFVKDEGENEFTLRLGDTFSVGDQTWKVDRIEEVGGGRLGAAFSEIE, encoded by the coding sequence ATGGCACCTCAGAATGTTGCCCTTCAGGAAGGAACTCAGGCTTATCTGGAAGGTGGGACAAAGATGGGCTTGGTCGACGTGAATATGGGAGAAGATGGTGATCCCTCGGAGGTGATTCTCTTCGTCAAAGATGAGGGAGAGAATGAGTTCACCCTGCGCCTTGGTGACACTTTTTCGGTCGGCGATCAGACTTGGAAGGTTGATCGTATCGAAGAGGTCGGAGGTGGGAGGTTGGGTGCTGCTTTTTCCGAGATTGAATAG
- a CDS encoding DUF6406 domain-containing protein: MARKNIGLRQGTQAHLEGGMQMGLVRVIEGTDGVPPEVVVCVKDEEEKEYTLHPGDSFLIGEQTWKLDRIGEPVRNRWGAVFSRVD; this comes from the coding sequence ATGGCGCGCAAGAATATCGGTCTTCGGCAGGGAACTCAGGCGCACCTGGAGGGCGGCATGCAGATGGGGCTGGTTCGCGTGATCGAAGGAACAGATGGCGTCCCTCCGGAGGTGGTCGTCTGCGTTAAAGATGAGGAAGAGAAAGAGTACACACTACACCCGGGTGACTCTTTCCTGATCGGCGAGCAAACCTGGAAACTCGATCGTATCGGGGAGCCGGTGAGAAATCGATGGGGAGCCGTTTTCTCTAGGGTCGACTGA
- a CDS encoding C2 family cysteine protease yields MAVKDSGSRGPEERDDKLSSPQADSGKGKEEPSGPETPDREEDAAKPDVKAGGSESGEESEQGEGGEEEQSESEEAGQTDAEPSGGESQDNRDGKLADAQTKSVGEKPEAPDEPVSPKQQHTLPADNPGSPHQPSRRESLARAREFVHQERGPQEPEGVAPESPPPAEGLGESASSAEGDRTEIESPGDQPPLFAPEQAPVTTVTSSSADGGSQDARGVVDEPAKRQEMPGADLTAAPAGEPEFPASSESSDDLSDEPNGRGLAEIPPGEGAGIAEPDEYAPERGISDRLKRWAAKLDRSDRPREIEGVVDRPDFQDPEEEPEFIPDRYGMPLDQPDGTRIPLFDGMPKREQAEQGGLGDCGIIATLGAVAASRPEALRSCVHETDEGNYQVRLHEAKYSRAKQCYEPTGNSITLTVTPELPVMDDEPGKPVFAPALANTAWAPVLEKAIAGADRSWTAERWDRAKQLWKAQGNSGDAPTGYVRLNQGSTPDERSELLTQLTGLPARTVQFPSGYDRQGRSADRQLGDEIAQRLSLDKPVLVGTRELAAGESSLPKGLFAGHVYEVTKIDAQGKLHLRNPWGIDHPAQMTVQELKRNVRTCYSTLE; encoded by the coding sequence GTGGCGGTCAAAGACAGCGGTTCCCGAGGGCCGGAAGAACGCGACGACAAGCTTTCCTCCCCACAGGCCGACAGCGGTAAGGGGAAGGAAGAGCCGAGCGGCCCCGAGACCCCCGACAGGGAAGAGGACGCGGCCAAGCCGGACGTGAAAGCAGGCGGCTCCGAGTCCGGCGAGGAGTCCGAGCAGGGCGAGGGCGGAGAGGAAGAGCAGTCCGAGAGCGAGGAGGCCGGGCAGACCGACGCGGAGCCAAGCGGCGGCGAGTCGCAAGATAACCGTGACGGCAAGCTCGCTGACGCCCAGACCAAAAGCGTTGGCGAGAAACCCGAGGCGCCCGACGAACCGGTTTCCCCGAAACAGCAGCACACCCTGCCGGCCGACAACCCTGGCTCCCCACACCAGCCGTCCCGCCGTGAAAGCCTCGCCCGCGCCCGCGAATTCGTTCACCAGGAGAGAGGGCCGCAGGAGCCTGAGGGCGTGGCTCCTGAGAGCCCACCTCCTGCAGAGGGTCTAGGAGAGTCTGCTTCGTCTGCCGAGGGCGACCGCACAGAGATCGAGTCTCCGGGGGATCAGCCCCCCCTTTTCGCGCCGGAGCAGGCACCCGTCACCACGGTGACATCATCCTCCGCGGACGGTGGCAGCCAGGACGCGCGCGGAGTCGTAGACGAGCCTGCAAAGCGGCAGGAGATGCCGGGCGCAGACCTTACAGCCGCCCCTGCCGGTGAGCCGGAATTCCCGGCATCCTCTGAGAGTTCAGACGACCTTTCGGACGAGCCGAACGGGAGGGGTCTTGCTGAAATACCGCCTGGTGAGGGCGCGGGCATTGCCGAGCCCGATGAGTACGCCCCCGAACGCGGGATTTCTGATCGTCTGAAGCGGTGGGCGGCCAAGCTGGATCGGAGCGACCGCCCCAGGGAAATAGAAGGGGTGGTCGACCGCCCGGATTTCCAAGACCCCGAAGAAGAGCCCGAGTTCATTCCAGATCGATATGGAATGCCGCTCGATCAACCCGACGGCACTCGGATTCCGCTTTTCGATGGAATGCCGAAGCGTGAGCAGGCGGAGCAAGGGGGACTGGGCGATTGCGGTATCATCGCCACCTTGGGGGCGGTCGCCGCATCTAGGCCAGAGGCCCTTCGTTCTTGTGTACATGAAACCGATGAGGGTAATTATCAGGTACGTTTGCACGAGGCGAAGTACTCAAGGGCCAAGCAGTGCTACGAGCCGACTGGAAACTCGATCACACTTACGGTGACGCCCGAGTTGCCGGTCATGGATGATGAGCCCGGAAAGCCTGTTTTTGCTCCTGCCTTGGCCAACACGGCCTGGGCTCCCGTTCTGGAGAAGGCGATTGCTGGAGCGGACAGGTCGTGGACCGCTGAACGTTGGGACAGGGCAAAGCAGCTCTGGAAAGCGCAAGGTAATTCTGGGGATGCGCCAACCGGTTATGTACGGCTGAATCAGGGGAGCACCCCTGATGAACGCTCTGAACTGCTCACACAGCTCACGGGGCTTCCGGCCAGGACGGTACAATTCCCGAGTGGTTATGACCGGCAGGGGCGCAGTGCGGACCGTCAACTCGGTGATGAGATCGCCCAGCGACTCTCTCTCGACAAGCCTGTACTGGTGGGAACTCGCGAGCTAGCGGCAGGTGAATCGAGTCTTCCAAAAGGCCTCTTCGCCGGTCATGTCTACGAAGTCACCAAGATAGACGCTCAAGGTAAGCTGCACCTGCGTAATCCGTGGGGTATCGATCACCCTGCTCAGATGACGGTTCAAGAGCTCAAACGCAATGTACGGACTTGCTACTCAACTCTGGAGTGA
- a CDS encoding JAB domain-containing protein: MGKERRRGRWSADLTAVVAPRAVWRNHPSGRLEASVCDHRATEQLRDAADTGGLRFMGLDTARGPRDLTRSP, translated from the coding sequence GTGGGCAAGGAACGGCGCAGGGGCCGCTGGTCGGCGGACCTCACCGCCGTCGTGGCGCCGCGTGCGGTGTGGCGCAACCATCCCAGTGGACGCCTTGAGGCCAGCGTGTGCGACCACCGGGCGACGGAGCAGCTCCGCGACGCTGCCGACACGGGCGGCCTGCGCTTCATGGGCCTCGATACCGCCCGGGGCCCGCGCGACCTGACACGCTCGCCCTGA
- a CDS encoding glycosyltransferase family 4 protein, which translates to MEIPRTLVLTGHFPPEPGGVQTFTWELVRRLPAERLVVVAPAWAGAAEFDAELGFPVVRRHAYLLFRGLRRLVVRHRVEAGWITAAAPFGMYAPLVRAAGVRWLVGSAHGQELGWFRAPPTRAALRAAARSFDVLTHLSATTLPELRDAVGDRTRLARLAGAVDTVRFRPGMDGSAVRRRHGLGDGPVVLSVARLVRRKGHDMLIRAWADVVRRRPDARLVIVGDGPMRRRLVEMADREAPGAVTVTGPVPAAELPRYYAAANVFSLPCRDDRAGLQTEGLGLSVLEASASGLPVVVGRSGGSPESLIDGRTGVLVDATGPDEIALALHHLLGSPAHAAAMGAAGRRWTCERWSWDAAAARLAALLEGSVPDAPPKHDTPGMEPAWDSGSS; encoded by the coding sequence ATGGAGATACCGCGGACGTTGGTGCTGACCGGGCACTTTCCACCGGAGCCCGGCGGTGTGCAGACGTTCACGTGGGAGCTGGTGCGGCGGCTGCCCGCCGAGCGGCTGGTCGTGGTGGCGCCCGCGTGGGCGGGGGCCGCGGAGTTCGACGCCGAGCTCGGGTTCCCCGTCGTCCGGCGGCACGCGTACCTGCTGTTCCGGGGGCTGCGGCGGCTCGTGGTGCGGCACCGGGTCGAGGCGGGGTGGATCACGGCGGCGGCGCCGTTCGGGATGTACGCGCCGCTGGTGCGGGCGGCCGGGGTGCGGTGGCTCGTCGGGTCCGCGCACGGGCAGGAGCTCGGATGGTTCCGGGCGCCGCCGACGCGGGCCGCGCTCAGGGCGGCGGCGCGGTCGTTCGACGTTCTCACCCATCTCAGCGCGACCACGCTGCCGGAGCTGAGGGACGCCGTCGGGGACCGGACGCGGCTGGCGCGGCTCGCCGGGGCCGTGGACACCGTGCGGTTCCGGCCGGGGATGGACGGGTCGGCGGTCCGCCGCCGGCACGGCCTCGGCGACGGGCCGGTGGTGCTGAGCGTCGCGCGGCTCGTGCGGCGCAAGGGCCACGACATGCTGATCCGCGCGTGGGCGGACGTGGTGCGGCGGCGTCCGGACGCCCGGCTGGTGATCGTCGGGGACGGTCCGATGCGGCGCAGGCTCGTCGAGATGGCGGACCGGGAGGCGCCGGGGGCGGTCACGGTGACCGGGCCCGTTCCCGCGGCGGAACTGCCGCGCTACTACGCCGCCGCGAACGTGTTCTCGCTGCCGTGCCGCGACGACCGGGCGGGGCTCCAGACCGAGGGGCTGGGCCTGTCGGTGCTGGAGGCGTCCGCGTCGGGGCTGCCGGTGGTGGTGGGCCGGTCCGGCGGCAGCCCCGAGTCCCTGATCGACGGCCGGACGGGGGTCCTGGTCGACGCCACCGGCCCGGACGAGATCGCCCTGGCCCTGCACCACCTGCTCGGCTCCCCCGCGCACGCCGCCGCGATGGGGGCGGCCGGACGGCGGTGGACGTGCGAACGCTGGAGCTGGGACGCCGCCGCGGCCCGGCTCGCCGCCCTGCTGGAGGGTTCCGTCCCCGACGCGCCGCCGAAGCACGACACACCGGGGATGGAGCCCGCATGGGACTCAGGGAGCAGCTGA